In Bogoriella caseilytica, the genomic window CTTCCGCCCCCACACCGTCGATGAGCTCTACCGCGCTCTCGACCACGCCCGGATGACGCCCGATGTCGCCGCGGTCATCCTGACCGGGAACGGCCCCAGCCCCAAGGACGGGGGCTGGGCCTTCTGCTCCGGTGGCGATCAGCGCATCCGCGGCCGCGCGGGCTACCAGTACGAGGTGCCTGATGCTGATGCCACGGCACCCACCGATCTGCGCCGCGAGCAGATCGATGCGGCCCGCGCCGGCCGACTGCACATCCTGGAGGTCCAGCGCCTGATCCGCACCATGCCGAAGCCGGTCATCGCCGCGATCCCGGGCTGGGCAGCCGGAGGTGGGCACAGCCTGAACGTGGTGTGCGACCTCTCGATCGCCTCGCGCCAGCACGCCCGCTTCATGCAGACCGACGCGAACGTGGGCTCCTTCGACGCCGGGTACGGCTCCGCGCTGCTCGCCCGGCAGGTGGGAGACAAGCGTGCCCGCGAGATCTTCCTGCTCGCCAGGGAGTACTCGGCCGAGGACGCTGAGCGCTGGGGCGTGATCAACGAGGTGGCCGAGCACGAGGAGCTGGAGAATCTCGCCCTGGAGTACGCGCGGATCATCGCGTCCAAGTCACCCCAGGCCATCCGGATGCTGAAGTTCGCCTTCAACCTCACCGACGACGGCCTCGCGGGACAGCAGGTCTTCGCCGGCGAGGCCACGCGCCTGGCGTATATGACCGAGGAAGCACAGGAAGGCCGCGATGCCTTCCTCGAACGTCGCGATCCCGACTGGAGCCCGTACCCCTACTACTTCTAGCCCGGCCCGGCCGGCGCTCCGCCGGGCGCTAGAGGAAGAGCTGGCTCGCCTTGATTCCGGTCATGATGATGCCGTAGC contains:
- a CDS encoding 1,4-dihydroxy-2-naphthoyl-CoA synthase; translation: MTSVPEPVSDLFDPQRWRDVAGFEDLTDVTYHRGVERAAAREASSGDTSGERDLPVVRIAFNRPEVRNAFRPHTVDELYRALDHARMTPDVAAVILTGNGPSPKDGGWAFCSGGDQRIRGRAGYQYEVPDADATAPTDLRREQIDAARAGRLHILEVQRLIRTMPKPVIAAIPGWAAGGGHSLNVVCDLSIASRQHARFMQTDANVGSFDAGYGSALLARQVGDKRAREIFLLAREYSAEDAERWGVINEVAEHEELENLALEYARIIASKSPQAIRMLKFAFNLTDDGLAGQQVFAGEATRLAYMTEEAQEGRDAFLERRDPDWSPYPYYF